In Gouania willdenowi chromosome 17, fGouWil2.1, whole genome shotgun sequence, one DNA window encodes the following:
- the LOC114479246 gene encoding serine/threonine-protein kinase MAK-like isoform X6: MKRKFHSWDECLNLREVKSLKKLNHVNVVKLKEVVRENDHLYFVFEYMKENLFQLMKEREEKMFSEHEIRNILFQVLSGLAFVHKHGYFHRDMKPENLLCMGPELVKIADFGLAREIRSQPPYTDYVSTRWYRAPEVLLKSSSYSSPIDMWAVGCIMAELYTLRPLFPGNSEVDEIFKICQVLGTPYKSDWPEGFNLATSTNFRFPKCDPSNLRSLIPNASDEAIALMNDMLQWDPERRPSAAQALRYPYFNVGHAVGTPINYPEPHTTHEKMSKEATKSAPLTFLNKDSDPCQSTDQLLKPTPFPQGNMDHSTMQLVGSRSLTDRQQEPLSLVKTRLPSDLPPSVNRFKQEAATGAENYASEVRAARRRWGKTSVQSFDSWDHSNSADTGVSISKKPAITSSKNSAAAGQRFLESKAGVGVNQTSSSTLSAKQHYLRQSRYVPGVNPKSYSTAGGRALGRKLWGSSCSTRRQDQEIPLSKSTMTLNAVLPKITGKQPLLSKPPDNLCTSKASLNTKTAMSSFWKTEAVASVHQRITLDPIGGPLAVDLSAAADHRLNSIQKSSKTKTPTNRLAPTHYEDETWKNTSLNAQLPGRANVFSRNTNTQPVNGRVDWAAKYPQMAPQ, translated from the exons ATGAAGAGAAAGTTTCATTCCTGGGATGAGTGTCTGAATTTAAGAGAAGTGAAG TCTCTGAAGAAGCTGAACCATGTTAACGTGGTGAAGCTGAAGGAAGTTGTCAGAGAGAACGACCACCTCTACTTTGTTTTCGAGTACATGAAAGAAAACCTCTTTCAGCTCATGAAAGAAAG AGAAGAAAAGATGTTTTCTGAACATGAGATAAGGAACATTCTGTTCCAAGTATTATCTGGCTTAGCATTTGTACACAAGCACG GATATTTCCACCGTGACATGAAACCAGAGAACTTGCTGTGCATGGGACCAGAACTGGTTAAGATTGCAGACTTTGGACTAGCGAGAGAAATACGTTCACAACCACCATACACAGATTATGTGTCCACAAGATG GTATCGAGCCCCAGAGGTTCTACTGAAGTCCAGCTCCTACAGCTCACCTATCGACATGTGGGCCGTGGGATGCATCATGGCAGAGCTGTATACGCTCAGGCCCTTGTTCCCTGGCAATAGTGAGGTGGATGAGATCTTCAAGATCTGCCAGGTTCTGGGAACCCCATACAAA TCAGACTGGCCCGAGGGCTTCAACTTGGCCACCTCTACCAACTTCCGTTTTCCAAAGTGTGACCCCAGCAACCTCAGGTCATTGATTCCTAATGCCAGCGATGAAGCGATCGCATTGATGAACGACATGCTGCAGTGGGACCCTGAGAGAAGACCAAGTGCTGCACAg GCTTTGAGATATCCATACTTTAATGTAGGCCACGCCGTTGGGACACCCATAAATTACCCAGAGCCtcacaccacacatgagaagaTGTCCAAAGAAGCCACCAAATCAGCACCGCTGACCTTTTTGAATAAAGACTCGGACCCCTGCCAGTCCACTGATCAGCTCCTCAAACCGACCCCCTTCCCTCAGGGTAACATGGACCACAGCACCATGCAGCTGGTTGGTTCCAGATCACTGACAGACAGGCAACAGGAACCTCTGAGCCTGGTGAAGACCAGGCTACCATCTGATCTACCACCATCTGTGAATAGATTCAAA CAGGAAGCTGCCACAGGAGCAGAAAACTATGCGTCAGAAGTTCGCGCAGCACGCAGACGATGGGGAAAGACGTCTGTCCAGTCATTTGACAGCTGGGATCACAGTAACAGCGCAGACACTGGAGTCTCCATCTCTAAAAAACCTGCAATCACTTCTTCAAAAAACAGTGCTGCCGCTGGACAAAG ATTCTTAGAATCAAAGGCTGGTGTGGGAGTAAACCAGACCAGCTCCTCCACCTTGTCAGCAAAGCAGCACTACCTACGCCAGTCCAGATATGTGCCTG GTGTTAATCCAAAAAGTTACAGCACGGCAGGAGGCCGAGCGCTCGGCAGAAAGCTGTGGGGCAGCTCGTGCTCCACGAGGCGCCAAGACCAGGAGATTCCTCTGAGTAAAAGTACCATGACTCTGA atgcagTTCTTCCTAAAATAACAGGAAAGCAACCTCTGCTATCCAAGCCTCCAGATAACCTTTGTACGTCCAAAG caTCTCTCAACACCAAAACAGCCATGTCATCTTTCTGGAAGACTGAAGCTGTGGCCTCCGTCCATCAGAGGATTACACTGGATCCCATAGGAGGCCCCTTGGCTG TCGATCTCTCGGCTGCTGCTGATCATCGACTAAACTCTATTCAAAAATCATCCAAAACCAAGACCCCCACAAACAGGCTGGCACCGACGCATTATG AGGACGAAACATGGAAGAACACATCTTTGAACGCTCAGCTGCCTGGACGGGCAAACGTCTTCTCCAGGAACACAAACACTCAGCCAGTGAACGGACGGGTCGACTGGGCAGCCAAATACCCCCAGATGGCCCCCCAATAG
- the LOC114479246 gene encoding serine/threonine-protein kinase MAK-like isoform X1 produces MTNCWTMWTINRYTTFKQLGDGTYGSVLLGRSNETGELVAIKRMKRKFHSWDECLNLREVKSLKKLNHVNVVKLKEVVRENDHLYFVFEYMKENLFQLMKEREEKMFSEHEIRNILFQVLSGLAFVHKHGYFHRDMKPENLLCMGPELVKIADFGLAREIRSQPPYTDYVSTRWYRAPEVLLKSSSYSSPIDMWAVGCIMAELYTLRPLFPGNSEVDEIFKICQVLGTPYKSDWPEGFNLATSTNFRFPKCDPSNLRSLIPNASDEAIALMNDMLQWDPERRPSAAQALRYPYFNVGHAVGTPINYPEPHTTHEKMSKEATKSAPLTFLNKDSDPCQSTDQLLKPTPFPQGNMDHSTMQLVGSRSLTDRQQEPLSLVKTRLPSDLPPSVNRFKQEAATGAENYASEVRAARRRWGKTSVQSFDSWDHSNSADTGVSISKKPAITSSKNSAAAGQRFLESKAGVGVNQTSSSTLSAKQHYLRQSRYVPGVNPKSYSTAGGRALGRKLWGSSCSTRRQDQEIPLSKSTMTLNAVLPKITGKQPLLSKPPDNLCTSKASLNTKTAMSSFWKTEAVASVHQRITLDPIGGPLAVDLSAAADHRLNSIQKSSKTKTPTNRLAPTHYEDETWKNTSLNAQLPGRANVFSRNTNTQPVNGRVDWAAKYPQMAPQ; encoded by the exons ATGACAAACTGCTGGACCATGTGGACCATCAATCGTTACACCACCTTCAAGCAGCTGGGGGACGGCACGTATGGCAGTGTGTTACTAGGTAGGAGCAATGAGACCGGGGAGCTGGTAGCCATAAAGAG GATGAAGAGAAAGTTTCATTCCTGGGATGAGTGTCTGAATTTAAGAGAAGTGAAG TCTCTGAAGAAGCTGAACCATGTTAACGTGGTGAAGCTGAAGGAAGTTGTCAGAGAGAACGACCACCTCTACTTTGTTTTCGAGTACATGAAAGAAAACCTCTTTCAGCTCATGAAAGAAAG AGAAGAAAAGATGTTTTCTGAACATGAGATAAGGAACATTCTGTTCCAAGTATTATCTGGCTTAGCATTTGTACACAAGCACG GATATTTCCACCGTGACATGAAACCAGAGAACTTGCTGTGCATGGGACCAGAACTGGTTAAGATTGCAGACTTTGGACTAGCGAGAGAAATACGTTCACAACCACCATACACAGATTATGTGTCCACAAGATG GTATCGAGCCCCAGAGGTTCTACTGAAGTCCAGCTCCTACAGCTCACCTATCGACATGTGGGCCGTGGGATGCATCATGGCAGAGCTGTATACGCTCAGGCCCTTGTTCCCTGGCAATAGTGAGGTGGATGAGATCTTCAAGATCTGCCAGGTTCTGGGAACCCCATACAAA TCAGACTGGCCCGAGGGCTTCAACTTGGCCACCTCTACCAACTTCCGTTTTCCAAAGTGTGACCCCAGCAACCTCAGGTCATTGATTCCTAATGCCAGCGATGAAGCGATCGCATTGATGAACGACATGCTGCAGTGGGACCCTGAGAGAAGACCAAGTGCTGCACAg GCTTTGAGATATCCATACTTTAATGTAGGCCACGCCGTTGGGACACCCATAAATTACCCAGAGCCtcacaccacacatgagaagaTGTCCAAAGAAGCCACCAAATCAGCACCGCTGACCTTTTTGAATAAAGACTCGGACCCCTGCCAGTCCACTGATCAGCTCCTCAAACCGACCCCCTTCCCTCAGGGTAACATGGACCACAGCACCATGCAGCTGGTTGGTTCCAGATCACTGACAGACAGGCAACAGGAACCTCTGAGCCTGGTGAAGACCAGGCTACCATCTGATCTACCACCATCTGTGAATAGATTCAAA CAGGAAGCTGCCACAGGAGCAGAAAACTATGCGTCAGAAGTTCGCGCAGCACGCAGACGATGGGGAAAGACGTCTGTCCAGTCATTTGACAGCTGGGATCACAGTAACAGCGCAGACACTGGAGTCTCCATCTCTAAAAAACCTGCAATCACTTCTTCAAAAAACAGTGCTGCCGCTGGACAAAG ATTCTTAGAATCAAAGGCTGGTGTGGGAGTAAACCAGACCAGCTCCTCCACCTTGTCAGCAAAGCAGCACTACCTACGCCAGTCCAGATATGTGCCTG GTGTTAATCCAAAAAGTTACAGCACGGCAGGAGGCCGAGCGCTCGGCAGAAAGCTGTGGGGCAGCTCGTGCTCCACGAGGCGCCAAGACCAGGAGATTCCTCTGAGTAAAAGTACCATGACTCTGA atgcagTTCTTCCTAAAATAACAGGAAAGCAACCTCTGCTATCCAAGCCTCCAGATAACCTTTGTACGTCCAAAG caTCTCTCAACACCAAAACAGCCATGTCATCTTTCTGGAAGACTGAAGCTGTGGCCTCCGTCCATCAGAGGATTACACTGGATCCCATAGGAGGCCCCTTGGCTG TCGATCTCTCGGCTGCTGCTGATCATCGACTAAACTCTATTCAAAAATCATCCAAAACCAAGACCCCCACAAACAGGCTGGCACCGACGCATTATG AGGACGAAACATGGAAGAACACATCTTTGAACGCTCAGCTGCCTGGACGGGCAAACGTCTTCTCCAGGAACACAAACACTCAGCCAGTGAACGGACGGGTCGACTGGGCAGCCAAATACCCCCAGATGGCCCCCCAATAG
- the LOC114479246 gene encoding serine/threonine-protein kinase MAK-like isoform X2, whose translation MTNCWTMWTINRYTTFKQLGDGTYGSVLLGRSNETGELVAIKRMKRKFHSWDECLNLREVKSLKKLNHVNVVKLKEVVRENDHLYFVFEYMKENLFQLMKEREEKMFSEHEIRNILFQVLSGLAFVHKHGYFHRDMKPENLLCMGPELVKIADFGLAREIRSQPPYTDYVSTRWYRAPEVLLKSSSYSSPIDMWAVGCIMAELYTLRPLFPGNSEVDEIFKICQVLGTPYKSDWPEGFNLATSTNFRFPKCDPSNLRSLIPNASDEAIALMNDMLQWDPERRPSAAQALRYPYFNVGHAVGTPINYPEPHTTHEKMSKEATKSAPLTFLNKDSDPCQSTDQLLKPTPFPQGNMDHSTMQLVGSRSLTDRQQEPLSLVKTRLPSDLPPSVNRFKEAATGAENYASEVRAARRRWGKTSVQSFDSWDHSNSADTGVSISKKPAITSSKNSAAAGQRFLESKAGVGVNQTSSSTLSAKQHYLRQSRYVPGVNPKSYSTAGGRALGRKLWGSSCSTRRQDQEIPLSKSTMTLNAVLPKITGKQPLLSKPPDNLCTSKASLNTKTAMSSFWKTEAVASVHQRITLDPIGGPLAVDLSAAADHRLNSIQKSSKTKTPTNRLAPTHYEDETWKNTSLNAQLPGRANVFSRNTNTQPVNGRVDWAAKYPQMAPQ comes from the exons ATGACAAACTGCTGGACCATGTGGACCATCAATCGTTACACCACCTTCAAGCAGCTGGGGGACGGCACGTATGGCAGTGTGTTACTAGGTAGGAGCAATGAGACCGGGGAGCTGGTAGCCATAAAGAG GATGAAGAGAAAGTTTCATTCCTGGGATGAGTGTCTGAATTTAAGAGAAGTGAAG TCTCTGAAGAAGCTGAACCATGTTAACGTGGTGAAGCTGAAGGAAGTTGTCAGAGAGAACGACCACCTCTACTTTGTTTTCGAGTACATGAAAGAAAACCTCTTTCAGCTCATGAAAGAAAG AGAAGAAAAGATGTTTTCTGAACATGAGATAAGGAACATTCTGTTCCAAGTATTATCTGGCTTAGCATTTGTACACAAGCACG GATATTTCCACCGTGACATGAAACCAGAGAACTTGCTGTGCATGGGACCAGAACTGGTTAAGATTGCAGACTTTGGACTAGCGAGAGAAATACGTTCACAACCACCATACACAGATTATGTGTCCACAAGATG GTATCGAGCCCCAGAGGTTCTACTGAAGTCCAGCTCCTACAGCTCACCTATCGACATGTGGGCCGTGGGATGCATCATGGCAGAGCTGTATACGCTCAGGCCCTTGTTCCCTGGCAATAGTGAGGTGGATGAGATCTTCAAGATCTGCCAGGTTCTGGGAACCCCATACAAA TCAGACTGGCCCGAGGGCTTCAACTTGGCCACCTCTACCAACTTCCGTTTTCCAAAGTGTGACCCCAGCAACCTCAGGTCATTGATTCCTAATGCCAGCGATGAAGCGATCGCATTGATGAACGACATGCTGCAGTGGGACCCTGAGAGAAGACCAAGTGCTGCACAg GCTTTGAGATATCCATACTTTAATGTAGGCCACGCCGTTGGGACACCCATAAATTACCCAGAGCCtcacaccacacatgagaagaTGTCCAAAGAAGCCACCAAATCAGCACCGCTGACCTTTTTGAATAAAGACTCGGACCCCTGCCAGTCCACTGATCAGCTCCTCAAACCGACCCCCTTCCCTCAGGGTAACATGGACCACAGCACCATGCAGCTGGTTGGTTCCAGATCACTGACAGACAGGCAACAGGAACCTCTGAGCCTGGTGAAGACCAGGCTACCATCTGATCTACCACCATCTGTGAATAGATTCAAA GAAGCTGCCACAGGAGCAGAAAACTATGCGTCAGAAGTTCGCGCAGCACGCAGACGATGGGGAAAGACGTCTGTCCAGTCATTTGACAGCTGGGATCACAGTAACAGCGCAGACACTGGAGTCTCCATCTCTAAAAAACCTGCAATCACTTCTTCAAAAAACAGTGCTGCCGCTGGACAAAG ATTCTTAGAATCAAAGGCTGGTGTGGGAGTAAACCAGACCAGCTCCTCCACCTTGTCAGCAAAGCAGCACTACCTACGCCAGTCCAGATATGTGCCTG GTGTTAATCCAAAAAGTTACAGCACGGCAGGAGGCCGAGCGCTCGGCAGAAAGCTGTGGGGCAGCTCGTGCTCCACGAGGCGCCAAGACCAGGAGATTCCTCTGAGTAAAAGTACCATGACTCTGA atgcagTTCTTCCTAAAATAACAGGAAAGCAACCTCTGCTATCCAAGCCTCCAGATAACCTTTGTACGTCCAAAG caTCTCTCAACACCAAAACAGCCATGTCATCTTTCTGGAAGACTGAAGCTGTGGCCTCCGTCCATCAGAGGATTACACTGGATCCCATAGGAGGCCCCTTGGCTG TCGATCTCTCGGCTGCTGCTGATCATCGACTAAACTCTATTCAAAAATCATCCAAAACCAAGACCCCCACAAACAGGCTGGCACCGACGCATTATG AGGACGAAACATGGAAGAACACATCTTTGAACGCTCAGCTGCCTGGACGGGCAAACGTCTTCTCCAGGAACACAAACACTCAGCCAGTGAACGGACGGGTCGACTGGGCAGCCAAATACCCCCAGATGGCCCCCCAATAG
- the LOC114479246 gene encoding serine/threonine-protein kinase MAK-like isoform X4 translates to MTNCWTMWTINRYTTFKQLGDGTYGSVLLGRSNETGELVAIKRMKRKFHSWDECLNLREVKSLKKLNHVNVVKLKEVVRENDHLYFVFEYMKENLFQLMKEREEKMFSEHEIRNILFQVLSGLAFVHKHGYFHRDMKPENLLCMGPELVKIADFGLAREIRSQPPYTDYVSTRWYRAPEVLLKSSSYSSPIDMWAVGCIMAELYTLRPLFPGNSEVDEIFKICQVLGTPYKSDWPEGFNLATSTNFRFPKCDPSNLRSLIPNASDEAIALMNDMLQWDPERRPSAAQALRYPYFNVGHAVGTPINYPEPHTTHEKMSKEATKSAPLTFLNKDSDPCQSTDQLLKPTPFPQGNMDHSTMQLVGSRSLTDRQQEPLSLVKTRLPSDLPPSVNRFKQEAATGAENYASEVRAARRRWGKTSVQSFDSWDHSNSADTGVSISKKPAITSSKNSAAAGQRFLESKAGVGVNQTSSSTLSAKQHYLRQSRYVPGVNPKSYSTAGGRALGRKLWGSSCSTRRQDQEIPLNAVLPKITGKQPLLSKPPDNLCTSKASLNTKTAMSSFWKTEAVASVHQRITLDPIGGPLAVDLSAAADHRLNSIQKSSKTKTPTNRLAPTHYEDETWKNTSLNAQLPGRANVFSRNTNTQPVNGRVDWAAKYPQMAPQ, encoded by the exons ATGACAAACTGCTGGACCATGTGGACCATCAATCGTTACACCACCTTCAAGCAGCTGGGGGACGGCACGTATGGCAGTGTGTTACTAGGTAGGAGCAATGAGACCGGGGAGCTGGTAGCCATAAAGAG GATGAAGAGAAAGTTTCATTCCTGGGATGAGTGTCTGAATTTAAGAGAAGTGAAG TCTCTGAAGAAGCTGAACCATGTTAACGTGGTGAAGCTGAAGGAAGTTGTCAGAGAGAACGACCACCTCTACTTTGTTTTCGAGTACATGAAAGAAAACCTCTTTCAGCTCATGAAAGAAAG AGAAGAAAAGATGTTTTCTGAACATGAGATAAGGAACATTCTGTTCCAAGTATTATCTGGCTTAGCATTTGTACACAAGCACG GATATTTCCACCGTGACATGAAACCAGAGAACTTGCTGTGCATGGGACCAGAACTGGTTAAGATTGCAGACTTTGGACTAGCGAGAGAAATACGTTCACAACCACCATACACAGATTATGTGTCCACAAGATG GTATCGAGCCCCAGAGGTTCTACTGAAGTCCAGCTCCTACAGCTCACCTATCGACATGTGGGCCGTGGGATGCATCATGGCAGAGCTGTATACGCTCAGGCCCTTGTTCCCTGGCAATAGTGAGGTGGATGAGATCTTCAAGATCTGCCAGGTTCTGGGAACCCCATACAAA TCAGACTGGCCCGAGGGCTTCAACTTGGCCACCTCTACCAACTTCCGTTTTCCAAAGTGTGACCCCAGCAACCTCAGGTCATTGATTCCTAATGCCAGCGATGAAGCGATCGCATTGATGAACGACATGCTGCAGTGGGACCCTGAGAGAAGACCAAGTGCTGCACAg GCTTTGAGATATCCATACTTTAATGTAGGCCACGCCGTTGGGACACCCATAAATTACCCAGAGCCtcacaccacacatgagaagaTGTCCAAAGAAGCCACCAAATCAGCACCGCTGACCTTTTTGAATAAAGACTCGGACCCCTGCCAGTCCACTGATCAGCTCCTCAAACCGACCCCCTTCCCTCAGGGTAACATGGACCACAGCACCATGCAGCTGGTTGGTTCCAGATCACTGACAGACAGGCAACAGGAACCTCTGAGCCTGGTGAAGACCAGGCTACCATCTGATCTACCACCATCTGTGAATAGATTCAAA CAGGAAGCTGCCACAGGAGCAGAAAACTATGCGTCAGAAGTTCGCGCAGCACGCAGACGATGGGGAAAGACGTCTGTCCAGTCATTTGACAGCTGGGATCACAGTAACAGCGCAGACACTGGAGTCTCCATCTCTAAAAAACCTGCAATCACTTCTTCAAAAAACAGTGCTGCCGCTGGACAAAG ATTCTTAGAATCAAAGGCTGGTGTGGGAGTAAACCAGACCAGCTCCTCCACCTTGTCAGCAAAGCAGCACTACCTACGCCAGTCCAGATATGTGCCTG GTGTTAATCCAAAAAGTTACAGCACGGCAGGAGGCCGAGCGCTCGGCAGAAAGCTGTGGGGCAGCTCGTGCTCCACGAGGCGCCAAGACCAGGAGATTCCTCTGA atgcagTTCTTCCTAAAATAACAGGAAAGCAACCTCTGCTATCCAAGCCTCCAGATAACCTTTGTACGTCCAAAG caTCTCTCAACACCAAAACAGCCATGTCATCTTTCTGGAAGACTGAAGCTGTGGCCTCCGTCCATCAGAGGATTACACTGGATCCCATAGGAGGCCCCTTGGCTG TCGATCTCTCGGCTGCTGCTGATCATCGACTAAACTCTATTCAAAAATCATCCAAAACCAAGACCCCCACAAACAGGCTGGCACCGACGCATTATG AGGACGAAACATGGAAGAACACATCTTTGAACGCTCAGCTGCCTGGACGGGCAAACGTCTTCTCCAGGAACACAAACACTCAGCCAGTGAACGGACGGGTCGACTGGGCAGCCAAATACCCCCAGATGGCCCCCCAATAG
- the LOC114479246 gene encoding serine/threonine-protein kinase MAK-like isoform X5 has translation MTNCWTMWTINRYTTFKQLGDGTYGSVLLGRSNETGELVAIKRMKRKFHSWDECLNLREVKSLKKLNHVNVVKLKEVVRENDHLYFVFEYMKENLFQLMKEREEKMFSEHEIRNILFQVLSGLAFVHKHGYFHRDMKPENLLCMGPELVKIADFGLAREIRSQPPYTDYVSTRWYRAPEVLLKSSSYSSPIDMWAVGCIMAELYTLRPLFPGNSEVDEIFKICQVLGTPYKSDWPEGFNLATSTNFRFPKCDPSNLRSLIPNASDEAIALMNDMLQWDPERRPSAAQALRYPYFNVGHAVGTPINYPEPHTTHEKMSKEATKSAPLTFLNKDSDPCQSTDQLLKPTPFPQGNMDHSTMQLVGSRSLTDRQQEPLSLVKTRLPSDLPPSVNRFKQEAATGAENYASEVRAARRRWGKTSVQSFDSWDHSNSADTGVSISKKPAITSSKNSAAAGQRFLESKAGVGVNQTSSSTLSAKQHYLRQSRYVPGVNPKSYSTAGGRALGRKLWGSSCSTRRQDQEIPLSKNAVLPKITGKQPLLSKPPDNLSSLNTKTAMSSFWKTEAVASVHQRITLDPIGGPLAVDLSAAADHRLNSIQKSSKTKTPTNRLAPTHYEDETWKNTSLNAQLPGRANVFSRNTNTQPVNGRVDWAAKYPQMAPQ, from the exons ATGACAAACTGCTGGACCATGTGGACCATCAATCGTTACACCACCTTCAAGCAGCTGGGGGACGGCACGTATGGCAGTGTGTTACTAGGTAGGAGCAATGAGACCGGGGAGCTGGTAGCCATAAAGAG GATGAAGAGAAAGTTTCATTCCTGGGATGAGTGTCTGAATTTAAGAGAAGTGAAG TCTCTGAAGAAGCTGAACCATGTTAACGTGGTGAAGCTGAAGGAAGTTGTCAGAGAGAACGACCACCTCTACTTTGTTTTCGAGTACATGAAAGAAAACCTCTTTCAGCTCATGAAAGAAAG AGAAGAAAAGATGTTTTCTGAACATGAGATAAGGAACATTCTGTTCCAAGTATTATCTGGCTTAGCATTTGTACACAAGCACG GATATTTCCACCGTGACATGAAACCAGAGAACTTGCTGTGCATGGGACCAGAACTGGTTAAGATTGCAGACTTTGGACTAGCGAGAGAAATACGTTCACAACCACCATACACAGATTATGTGTCCACAAGATG GTATCGAGCCCCAGAGGTTCTACTGAAGTCCAGCTCCTACAGCTCACCTATCGACATGTGGGCCGTGGGATGCATCATGGCAGAGCTGTATACGCTCAGGCCCTTGTTCCCTGGCAATAGTGAGGTGGATGAGATCTTCAAGATCTGCCAGGTTCTGGGAACCCCATACAAA TCAGACTGGCCCGAGGGCTTCAACTTGGCCACCTCTACCAACTTCCGTTTTCCAAAGTGTGACCCCAGCAACCTCAGGTCATTGATTCCTAATGCCAGCGATGAAGCGATCGCATTGATGAACGACATGCTGCAGTGGGACCCTGAGAGAAGACCAAGTGCTGCACAg GCTTTGAGATATCCATACTTTAATGTAGGCCACGCCGTTGGGACACCCATAAATTACCCAGAGCCtcacaccacacatgagaagaTGTCCAAAGAAGCCACCAAATCAGCACCGCTGACCTTTTTGAATAAAGACTCGGACCCCTGCCAGTCCACTGATCAGCTCCTCAAACCGACCCCCTTCCCTCAGGGTAACATGGACCACAGCACCATGCAGCTGGTTGGTTCCAGATCACTGACAGACAGGCAACAGGAACCTCTGAGCCTGGTGAAGACCAGGCTACCATCTGATCTACCACCATCTGTGAATAGATTCAAA CAGGAAGCTGCCACAGGAGCAGAAAACTATGCGTCAGAAGTTCGCGCAGCACGCAGACGATGGGGAAAGACGTCTGTCCAGTCATTTGACAGCTGGGATCACAGTAACAGCGCAGACACTGGAGTCTCCATCTCTAAAAAACCTGCAATCACTTCTTCAAAAAACAGTGCTGCCGCTGGACAAAG ATTCTTAGAATCAAAGGCTGGTGTGGGAGTAAACCAGACCAGCTCCTCCACCTTGTCAGCAAAGCAGCACTACCTACGCCAGTCCAGATATGTGCCTG GTGTTAATCCAAAAAGTTACAGCACGGCAGGAGGCCGAGCGCTCGGCAGAAAGCTGTGGGGCAGCTCGTGCTCCACGAGGCGCCAAGACCAGGAGATTCCTCTGAGTAAAA atgcagTTCTTCCTAAAATAACAGGAAAGCAACCTCTGCTATCCAAGCCTCCAGATAACCTTT caTCTCTCAACACCAAAACAGCCATGTCATCTTTCTGGAAGACTGAAGCTGTGGCCTCCGTCCATCAGAGGATTACACTGGATCCCATAGGAGGCCCCTTGGCTG TCGATCTCTCGGCTGCTGCTGATCATCGACTAAACTCTATTCAAAAATCATCCAAAACCAAGACCCCCACAAACAGGCTGGCACCGACGCATTATG AGGACGAAACATGGAAGAACACATCTTTGAACGCTCAGCTGCCTGGACGGGCAAACGTCTTCTCCAGGAACACAAACACTCAGCCAGTGAACGGACGGGTCGACTGGGCAGCCAAATACCCCCAGATGGCCCCCCAATAG